Proteins found in one Zea mays cultivar B73 chromosome 1, Zm-B73-REFERENCE-NAM-5.0, whole genome shotgun sequence genomic segment:
- the LOC100273699 gene encoding DNA topoisomerase 6 subunit A3-like, with translation MSEKKRRAGASAAGAASSSKKPRASSAASYAESLRSKLRPDASILATLRSLASASASKSKAAARSLADHDPCADPASSYIVVADQDSTSVTSRINRLVLAAARSILSGRGFSFAVPSRAASNQVYLPDLDRIVLVRRESARPFANVATARKATITARVLSLVHAVLGRGIHVTKRDLFYTDVKLFGDQTQSDAVLDDVSCMLGCTRSSLHVVASEKGVVVGRLVFADDGDRIDCTRMGVGGKAIPPNVDRVSGIESDALFILLVEKDAAFMRLAEDRFYNRFPCIILTAKGQPDVATRLFLRRLKVELKLPVLALVDSDPYGLKILSVYMCGSKNMSYDSANLTTPDIKWLGVRPSDLDKYRVPEQCRLPMTDHDIKVGKELLEEDFVKQNEGWVKELETMLRTKQKAEIQALSSFGFQYLTEVYLPLKLQEQDWI, from the coding sequence ATGTCGGAGAAAAAGCGCCGCGCCGGTGCGAGCGCGGCCGGCGCCGCATCCAGCTCCAAGAAGCCGCGTGCTTCCTCGGCCGCGTCGTACGCCGAGTCCCTCCGCTCGAAGCTCCGCCCCGACGCCTCCATCCTGGCCACCCTCCGCTCCCTCGCTTCTGCCTCCGCTTCCAaatccaaggccgccgccaggtccCTCGCGGACCACGACCCGTGCGCGGACCCCGCCTCCTCGTACATCGTGGTGGCCGACCAGGACTCCACCTCCGTCACCTCCCGCATCAACCGCCTCGTCCTTGCCGCCGCGCGCAGCATCCTCTCCGGCCGGGGCTTCTCCTTCGCGGTGCCCTCGCGCGCCGCCTCCAACCAGGTCTACCTCCCGGACCTCGACCGCATCGTGCTCGTCCGCCGCGAGTCCGCGCGCCCCTTCGCCAACGTCGCCACCGCGCGCAAGGCCACCATCACGGCGCGAGTCCTCTCCCTCGTCCACGCCGTCCTCGGCAGGGGCATCCACGTCACCAAGCGTGACCTCTTCTACACCGACGTCAAGCTCTTCGGCGACCAGACCCAGTCTGACGCCGTCCTCGACGACGTCTCCTGCATGCTCGGATGCACCAGGTCCTCGCTCCACGTCGTCGCCTCCGAGAAGGGCGTCGTCGTCGGCCGCCTCGTCTTCGCCGACGACGGGGACCGGATCGACTGCACGCGCATGGGCGTCGGCGGCAAGGCCATTCCGCCCAACGTCGACAGGGTCTCGGGCATCGAGAGCGACGCGCTCTTCATCCTCCTGGTGGAGAAGGACGCTGCATTCATGCGACTCGCCGAGGACAGGTTCTACAACCGCTTCCCCTGCATCATTCTGACGGCCAAGGGGCAGCCAGATGTCGCCACCCGGCTGTTCCTGCGGAGGCTCAAGGTTGAGCTGAAGCTGCCAGTGCTCGCGCTGGTGGATTCCGATCCATACGGGCTCAAGATCTTGTCGGTGTACATGTGTGGTTCCAAGAACATGTCGTATGACAGTGCCAATCTGACGACGCCGGACATCAAGTGGCTCGGTGTCCGGCCGAGCGACCTGGACAAGTACAGAGTGCCGGAGCAGTGCCGTCTCCCCATGACCGATCACGATATCAAGGTGGGGAAAGAGCTGCTCGAGGAGGACTTCGTGAAGCAGAATGAGGGCTGGGTGAAGGAGCTGGAGACGATGCTTCGCACCAAGCAAAAGGCTGAGATACAGGCCCTCAGTTCCTTCGGGTTCCAGTACCTCACTGAGGTCTACCTGCCTCTTAAGTTGCAGGAGCAGGATTGGATTTGA